The following are from one region of the Gossypium hirsutum isolate 1008001.06 chromosome D03, Gossypium_hirsutum_v2.1, whole genome shotgun sequence genome:
- the LOC107950505 gene encoding probable starch synthase 4, chloroplastic/amyloplastic isoform X2 yields MDNGGEDDAETSLEESSNVELESKNNEIWRLFKEAQQNILYLNKQRVKAVDELNKAKREKQLLLNKIEQLEKENKRVSGKDNLVVCWELLLRIDSMVLGGMVSTEEASKLRRMVIDSKVSLVDVFSGLLQQRDAELLAELRLFSEGSKRKGYHVIHICTEMEPLISVGPLAPYITGLSRALQRKGHLVEVILPKYASLDLDEVQGLREIEADSSSFFNGQLHGNRIWTGVVRGIGVTFIQPLYFSSFFNRDGIYDHPDDFERFTYFSRASLDYIAKSGKQPDVLHLHNWETAIVGPLFWDIFAKQGLGNTRILLTCQGFDSQCLDEPDKLALCGLDPGRLHRADRFQDTAKTHLVNILKGGVVYSNKVIVMSSMHSKGRIIHSMSHGLEPTLSMHKEKLLVAPYGFDNSTWDPSTDKFLPVNYSTENMRGKYACKVALQQQAGISTHASSILVGCIISEESGFDLEKLKAVVRNAIREGAQFVLLGNGSVSTTYRALRSFQEAVEDSNVKFFYNYDEALSHLVFAGSDIILCHSFHEPLLQVQLKALRYGAAPVSEASGDNHLRYSSDHDHEITKFSQFMRSTFGVMSLSQALDEMKNNPSTWKTKILNAMKKDFSWDSECYETHVSAYTAVKSL; encoded by the exons ATGGA TAATGGAGGTGAAGATGATGCGGAAACGTCactg GAAGAGTCATCCAATGTTGAGCTGGAATCAAAGAATAATGAGATATGGCGATTATTCAAGGAAGCTCAGCAGA atattttgtatttgaataaACAACGGGTGAAGGCTGTTGATGAGCTGAACAAAGCAAAGAGGGAGAAGCAATTATTGCTTAATAAGATAGAGCAATtggagaaagaaaacaaaagagttagTGGGAAAG ATAATCTAGTTGTGTGCTGGGAACTGTTACTTCGGATAGACTCAATGGTCCTTGGTGGAATGGTTAGCACTGAAGAGGCATCTAAATTGAGAAGGATGGTCATAGATAGTAAAGTTAGTCTAGTGGATGTATTCTCAGGTTTGCTGCAGCAAAGAGATGCTGAACTTCTCGCAGAACTCCGCCTCTTCTCTGAAGGAAGCAAAAG GAAAGGTTATCACGTCATTCACATATGTACTGAAATGGAACCGTTGATCTCAGTAGGGCCCTTAGCACCATACATAACTGGCTTATCTCGTGCGCTGCAAAGAAAGGGTCATTTGGTGGAAGTTATTTTGCCAAA GTATGCTAGTCTTGACCTAGATGAGGTTCAGGGGTTGCGAGAAATTGAGGCAGactcttcttctttctttaatGGACAGCTGCATGGAAACAGAATCTGGACTGG GGTTGTCCGTGGCATTGGAGTTACTTTTATTCAACCTttatatttttcatcttttttcaaCCGAGATGGGATATATGACCATCCAGACGACTTTGAACG ATTTACCTATTTCTCTCGTGCTTCATTGGATTATATAGCCAAATCCGGAAAGCAACCTGATGTGTTACACTTACATAACTGGGAGACTGCTATTGTTGGACCTCTATTCTGGGATATTTTTGCTAAACAG GGGCTAGGAAATACTAGAATATTATTAACTTGCCAAGGCTTTGACTCACAG tGTCTCGATGAACCTGATAAGCTAGCACTTTGTGGACTTGATCCTGGTAGACTTCATCGTGCTGACCGTTTTCAAGATACAGCTAAGACACATCTTGTGAACATTTTGAAG GGTGGGGTAGTGTATTCTAACAAGGTTATAGTTATGTCATCCATGCATTCTAAAGGAAGGATCATTCACAGTATGAGTCATGGATTGGAACCTACCTTAAGCATGCACAA GGAAAAATTGCTTGTTGCTCCTTATGGCTTTGATAATTCTACCTGGGATCCATCCACAGATAAATTTCTTCCAGTAAATTATAGTACAGAGAACATGAGAGGAAAATATGCGTGCAAAGTTGCATTACAACAGCAGGCTGGCATATCAACACATGCTTCTTCTATTCTG GTTGGATGCATCATCTCAGAAGAATCGGGTTTTGATTTGGAGAAGCTGAAGGCAGTTGTGCGGAATGCTATCAGAGAGGGTGCACAG TTTGTATTATTGGGGAATGGTTCAGTGTCGACTACATATAGAGCACTCAGATCTTTCCAGGAAGCAGTTGAG GATTCAAACGTGAAATTCTTTTACAACTATGACGAAGCGCTATCACATTTGGTTTTTGCAGGATCTGACATTATATTGTGCCATTCCTTTCACGAGCCTCTACTTCAAGTTCAA CTCAAGGCTTTAAGATATGGAGCTGCCCCGGTTTCAGAAGCCTCAGGTGATAACCACCTCAG ATACTCGTCAGATCATGACCATGAGATCACTAAGTTCTCACAGTTCATGAGATCTACCTTCGGAGTTATGTCTCTTAGCCAAGCCCTTGATGAAATG AAAAACAACCCATCGACATGGAAAACAAAGATATTGAACGCCATGAAGAAGGACTTCTCGTGGGATTCAGAATGCTATGAAACTCATGTCTCGGCATACACTGCTGTTAAAAGTCTGTGA
- the LOC107950505 gene encoding glycogen synthase isoform X1 codes for MSMATLINPAIPSSPSRRFSIPLTSPNSHFVKAPSLLRCVRKNGEINGLSRTPPPMDNGGEDDAETSLEESSNVELESKNNEIWRLFKEAQQNILYLNKQRVKAVDELNKAKREKQLLLNKIEQLEKENKRVSGKDNLVVCWELLLRIDSMVLGGMVSTEEASKLRRMVIDSKVSLVDVFSGLLQQRDAELLAELRLFSEGSKRKGYHVIHICTEMEPLISVGPLAPYITGLSRALQRKGHLVEVILPKYASLDLDEVQGLREIEADSSSFFNGQLHGNRIWTGVVRGIGVTFIQPLYFSSFFNRDGIYDHPDDFERFTYFSRASLDYIAKSGKQPDVLHLHNWETAIVGPLFWDIFAKQGLGNTRILLTCQGFDSQCLDEPDKLALCGLDPGRLHRADRFQDTAKTHLVNILKGGVVYSNKVIVMSSMHSKGRIIHSMSHGLEPTLSMHKEKLLVAPYGFDNSTWDPSTDKFLPVNYSTENMRGKYACKVALQQQAGISTHASSILVGCIISEESGFDLEKLKAVVRNAIREGAQFVLLGNGSVSTTYRALRSFQEAVEDSNVKFFYNYDEALSHLVFAGSDIILCHSFHEPLLQVQLKALRYGAAPVSEASGDNHLRYSSDHDHEITKFSQFMRSTFGVMSLSQALDEMKNNPSTWKTKILNAMKKDFSWDSECYETHVSAYTAVKSL; via the exons ATGTCAATGGCAACTCTGATAAACCCCGCGATCCCTTCTTCACCTTCTCGTCGCTTCTCCATTCCCTTAACTAGCCCTAATTCTCACTTCGTTAAAGCTCCTTCGCTCCTTCGTTGCGTTAG gaagaATGGTGAAATAAATGGCTTATCTAGAACTCCACCGCCGATGGA TAATGGAGGTGAAGATGATGCGGAAACGTCactg GAAGAGTCATCCAATGTTGAGCTGGAATCAAAGAATAATGAGATATGGCGATTATTCAAGGAAGCTCAGCAGA atattttgtatttgaataaACAACGGGTGAAGGCTGTTGATGAGCTGAACAAAGCAAAGAGGGAGAAGCAATTATTGCTTAATAAGATAGAGCAATtggagaaagaaaacaaaagagttagTGGGAAAG ATAATCTAGTTGTGTGCTGGGAACTGTTACTTCGGATAGACTCAATGGTCCTTGGTGGAATGGTTAGCACTGAAGAGGCATCTAAATTGAGAAGGATGGTCATAGATAGTAAAGTTAGTCTAGTGGATGTATTCTCAGGTTTGCTGCAGCAAAGAGATGCTGAACTTCTCGCAGAACTCCGCCTCTTCTCTGAAGGAAGCAAAAG GAAAGGTTATCACGTCATTCACATATGTACTGAAATGGAACCGTTGATCTCAGTAGGGCCCTTAGCACCATACATAACTGGCTTATCTCGTGCGCTGCAAAGAAAGGGTCATTTGGTGGAAGTTATTTTGCCAAA GTATGCTAGTCTTGACCTAGATGAGGTTCAGGGGTTGCGAGAAATTGAGGCAGactcttcttctttctttaatGGACAGCTGCATGGAAACAGAATCTGGACTGG GGTTGTCCGTGGCATTGGAGTTACTTTTATTCAACCTttatatttttcatcttttttcaaCCGAGATGGGATATATGACCATCCAGACGACTTTGAACG ATTTACCTATTTCTCTCGTGCTTCATTGGATTATATAGCCAAATCCGGAAAGCAACCTGATGTGTTACACTTACATAACTGGGAGACTGCTATTGTTGGACCTCTATTCTGGGATATTTTTGCTAAACAG GGGCTAGGAAATACTAGAATATTATTAACTTGCCAAGGCTTTGACTCACAG tGTCTCGATGAACCTGATAAGCTAGCACTTTGTGGACTTGATCCTGGTAGACTTCATCGTGCTGACCGTTTTCAAGATACAGCTAAGACACATCTTGTGAACATTTTGAAG GGTGGGGTAGTGTATTCTAACAAGGTTATAGTTATGTCATCCATGCATTCTAAAGGAAGGATCATTCACAGTATGAGTCATGGATTGGAACCTACCTTAAGCATGCACAA GGAAAAATTGCTTGTTGCTCCTTATGGCTTTGATAATTCTACCTGGGATCCATCCACAGATAAATTTCTTCCAGTAAATTATAGTACAGAGAACATGAGAGGAAAATATGCGTGCAAAGTTGCATTACAACAGCAGGCTGGCATATCAACACATGCTTCTTCTATTCTG GTTGGATGCATCATCTCAGAAGAATCGGGTTTTGATTTGGAGAAGCTGAAGGCAGTTGTGCGGAATGCTATCAGAGAGGGTGCACAG TTTGTATTATTGGGGAATGGTTCAGTGTCGACTACATATAGAGCACTCAGATCTTTCCAGGAAGCAGTTGAG GATTCAAACGTGAAATTCTTTTACAACTATGACGAAGCGCTATCACATTTGGTTTTTGCAGGATCTGACATTATATTGTGCCATTCCTTTCACGAGCCTCTACTTCAAGTTCAA CTCAAGGCTTTAAGATATGGAGCTGCCCCGGTTTCAGAAGCCTCAGGTGATAACCACCTCAG ATACTCGTCAGATCATGACCATGAGATCACTAAGTTCTCACAGTTCATGAGATCTACCTTCGGAGTTATGTCTCTTAGCCAAGCCCTTGATGAAATG AAAAACAACCCATCGACATGGAAAACAAAGATATTGAACGCCATGAAGAAGGACTTCTCGTGGGATTCAGAATGCTATGAAACTCATGTCTCGGCATACACTGCTGTTAAAAGTCTGTGA